A region of Allocoleopsis franciscana PCC 7113 DNA encodes the following proteins:
- the smpB gene encoding SsrA-binding protein SmpB: MSEKSDSYKVIADNRQARFRYEILETYEAGVELKGTEVKSIRQGKANLQDGYALIRNGEAWLLNVHISPYQKATDFFNHDPRRTRRLLLHKKEIRKLIGKVEQEGLTLVPLKMYFKRGFVKVTIALGKGKKLHDKRESLKERQDKRDMARAMKRD, from the coding sequence ATGAGTGAAAAGAGTGATAGTTATAAAGTGATTGCGGATAATCGGCAAGCCCGTTTCCGCTATGAAATTCTAGAAACTTACGAAGCAGGAGTTGAGTTAAAGGGAACCGAGGTTAAGTCCATTCGACAGGGGAAAGCCAATTTACAAGACGGGTATGCCCTGATTCGGAATGGAGAAGCTTGGCTTTTGAATGTGCATATCTCGCCTTACCAAAAAGCCACTGATTTTTTTAACCATGACCCGCGTCGCACTCGCCGACTCTTGTTACACAAAAAGGAAATCCGCAAGCTCATCGGCAAGGTGGAACAAGAAGGTTTGACGCTGGTGCCGTTGAAAATGTACTTCAAGCGGGGATTTGTCAAAGTCACCATTGCTCTAGGCAAAGGAAAAAAGCTCCATGACAAGCGCGAAAGCCTGAAGGAGCGTCAAGATAAGCGAGATATGGCACGAGCGATGAAGCGCGATTAA
- a CDS encoding DUF4278 domain-containing protein encodes MKLSYRGVEYDYNPPVVETTEDVVGGKYRGLDWRFRNMKKPPVLQPRVNLTYRGVHYQNGVAPATNSTQPTTIPAFSTQDKARSLMLNSQRVIKNRQQAMLYRSAAEVGLLAHHS; translated from the coding sequence ATGAAACTCTCTTATCGCGGTGTTGAATACGATTACAACCCCCCAGTTGTTGAAACCACAGAAGATGTAGTCGGGGGCAAATATCGGGGTCTAGATTGGAGATTCCGCAATATGAAAAAGCCACCGGTGCTGCAACCCAGGGTTAACCTAACCTATCGCGGTGTTCATTACCAAAATGGTGTGGCTCCAGCTACCAACAGCACCCAACCCACAACGATTCCTGCTTTCTCGACTCAAGATAAAGCGCGTTCGCTGATGCTGAATTCCCAGCGAGTCATCAAGAATCGTCAGCAAGCCATGCTATATCGTTCCGCAGCGGAAGTTGGATTGCTCGCGCATCACTCCTAA
- a CDS encoding ArnT family glycosyltransferase: MQKVQKWLAQKANQSVLFWLLGGLLFRSFVAFWLYPGFDEAYYYLYSIHLDWSYFDHPVLVALLTGLGPWLTGEVSQFTIRLGTLILYTGSLILLYLTSAKLFSEKAARITLAIASIIPIFQIAFGIFTLPDVPLIFFWTASLYCAAHEFFPQPQPSQNYSGLEAEESPPSIPYQPSYRLALLGILVGLACLGKYHGFILGFGLVAFCLTSSRYRAAFFSVWAWQGVALFILTIFPIWFWNIQHDWVSFGFQLNRGVPQRDLNLIKVGLVFLEGIAYLFPTFGLPLWWVSWRSVQEQIRPLFRKKFSTVSEDFRQKQLLILWVSLPLTVGFTLMGAYQQILPAWPMPGFWGLTLLLGERAVHWQQQSRRGVQRWVQGSGIVVVTALLLALLHVTTGTLQQGSQYAILGGFWPAKDDPSTQLLDIQQLRRGFAESPVLSQALRESSFIFSNGYYLAAPIGMALVPLEGTPITAFSSDMRGFAFWSKPDQWVGKDALYITISRFEQEKELMERYQTYFSSLQQIGTVPIRRGGAVTEVVYVYQAKNLLKPYPRPYGI, encoded by the coding sequence ATGCAGAAAGTTCAGAAATGGTTGGCTCAAAAAGCCAATCAATCCGTACTATTTTGGCTGCTTGGGGGACTGCTATTTCGGAGCTTTGTTGCCTTTTGGCTTTACCCCGGATTTGATGAAGCTTATTATTATCTTTACAGCATTCATCTGGATTGGAGTTATTTCGATCATCCCGTTTTAGTCGCACTTCTTACGGGTTTAGGCCCTTGGTTGACTGGAGAGGTATCGCAATTTACGATTCGCCTGGGAACACTAATTTTATATACCGGTAGCTTGATACTTCTGTATCTCACTAGCGCTAAACTTTTCTCGGAAAAAGCCGCCAGAATTACGTTAGCGATCGCCTCTATTATTCCAATTTTTCAAATTGCCTTTGGCATCTTCACTCTACCCGATGTTCCTCTAATATTTTTCTGGACAGCCAGTTTATACTGTGCCGCCCATGAATTTTTTCCTCAACCACAGCCCTCTCAAAATTACAGTGGGTTAGAAGCTGAAGAATCTCCACCCTCAATTCCCTACCAACCCAGCTACCGCTTAGCCCTTCTCGGTATCCTTGTCGGTTTAGCTTGCTTGGGCAAATATCACGGTTTTATTTTGGGCTTTGGGCTGGTTGCTTTTTGTTTAACCAGTTCACGGTATCGTGCTGCATTCTTTTCCGTTTGGGCATGGCAGGGAGTCGCTTTATTTATCCTCACGATTTTCCCCATTTGGTTCTGGAATATACAGCATGATTGGGTATCTTTTGGCTTTCAATTAAATCGGGGAGTGCCCCAGCGTGACCTCAATTTAATTAAGGTAGGACTTGTATTTTTAGAAGGTATTGCTTACTTATTCCCCACCTTCGGCTTGCCGCTGTGGTGGGTGAGTTGGCGGTCAGTACAGGAGCAAATTCGACCCCTTTTCAGGAAGAAATTCTCAACAGTATCCGAAGACTTTCGACAAAAGCAACTGTTAATTTTATGGGTATCTTTGCCCCTAACGGTAGGATTTACCTTGATGGGAGCTTACCAGCAAATTTTACCCGCTTGGCCTATGCCCGGATTTTGGGGACTTACACTCCTTTTAGGGGAACGTGCTGTTCACTGGCAGCAGCAATCTCGACGTGGGGTGCAGCGCTGGGTGCAGGGTTCAGGAATTGTAGTGGTGACAGCTTTACTCTTGGCTCTGTTACATGTGACAACAGGAACCCTACAACAAGGAAGTCAATACGCCATACTGGGAGGGTTCTGGCCTGCTAAAGATGACCCCTCAACACAACTGCTGGATATTCAGCAACTGCGCCGTGGTTTTGCGGAATCGCCTGTCTTGAGTCAGGCGTTACGGGAGTCTAGTTTTATATTTAGTAATGGTTATTACCTGGCTGCACCGATTGGGATGGCTCTTGTACCTTTGGAGGGAACCCCAATAACGGCCTTTAGTTCGGATATGCGGGGGTTCGCGTTTTGGTCAAAACCCGATCAATGGGTAGGCAAAGACGCGCTGTACATTACGATTTCCCGCTTTGAACAAGAAAAAGAGTTAATGGAACGTTATCAAACTTACTTTAGTAGCCTACAGCAGATTGGAACGGTACCCATTCGACGAGGTGGTGCGGTGACAGAAGTCGTTTACGTTTATCAGGCTAAAAACTTACTCAAACCTTATCCTCGACCTTATGGTATTTGA
- a CDS encoding IctB family putative bicarbonate transporter, producing the protein MNSVWQQLTLSNLQLYQWRGASYLYRLVGLLQSWRRGSYVMQWAEPIGALLVALVLVLAPFVGRSNNALIAVLLSACGAFWVLLTLSDEAGQRQGLHPKVTPIHLLVLLYWGISVVACALSPVKKAAATGLGKLTLYLLLFALMARVLRSPRLRSWIIALFLHVSLFISVYGLRQWFFGAKALATWVDPTSSAAKLTRVYSYLGNPNLLAGYLIPAVALSLAAIFVWQRLLTKALAATMFVVNSACLVLTFSRGGWIGFVVCLFVFLVLLVYWYSVQLPSEWRPWAMPVLVGGSAAVMILAVLFVEPVRDRVASMFVGREDSSNNFRINVWSAVLEMIHDRPIIGIGPGNQAFNKVYPLYMRARYSALSAYSIFLEVAVETGLIGLSCFLWLLVVTFNQGVQQVRRLRTLTNRNSFWLMGAIAAMFGMLGHNLFDTVWYRPEVNTLWWLMVALIASFYVSPIADTSTVEELKVEG; encoded by the coding sequence ATGAATTCAGTTTGGCAACAGCTTACTCTGTCAAATTTACAGTTGTATCAGTGGCGAGGCGCTAGCTATTTATATCGGCTGGTGGGATTGCTACAGTCTTGGCGTAGGGGCAGCTACGTCATGCAGTGGGCTGAGCCGATAGGGGCACTGTTGGTGGCTTTAGTGCTGGTTCTAGCTCCTTTTGTCGGGAGAAGCAACAATGCACTGATTGCTGTTTTGTTATCAGCCTGTGGGGCTTTTTGGGTATTACTTACCCTATCGGATGAGGCAGGACAGCGACAAGGTCTTCACCCGAAGGTGACGCCCATTCATCTTTTGGTGTTGTTGTATTGGGGCATTTCCGTGGTGGCATGTGCCCTCTCGCCCGTGAAAAAAGCAGCGGCTACGGGATTGGGGAAGCTAACACTTTATTTGTTGCTATTTGCCTTGATGGCGCGGGTATTGCGCTCGCCCCGCCTTCGCTCTTGGATTATTGCTCTGTTTCTCCATGTCTCACTGTTTATTAGTGTTTACGGGCTACGACAGTGGTTTTTTGGGGCAAAAGCGCTGGCGACTTGGGTCGATCCCACCTCAAGTGCGGCAAAACTGACGCGGGTCTATAGTTATTTAGGTAATCCTAATTTACTGGCTGGGTATCTGATTCCGGCTGTTGCTTTGAGTTTAGCCGCGATCTTCGTTTGGCAGCGCTTACTCACCAAAGCCTTGGCAGCAACCATGTTTGTCGTGAATTCCGCCTGTCTGGTGTTAACCTTCAGTCGCGGTGGCTGGATTGGCTTTGTGGTCTGTCTTTTCGTCTTCTTGGTGCTGCTGGTGTACTGGTACAGCGTTCAGCTACCATCCGAGTGGCGTCCTTGGGCAATGCCCGTACTAGTGGGCGGTTCGGCGGCTGTGATGATTCTGGCTGTGCTGTTTGTGGAACCTGTGCGCGATCGCGTTGCTAGTATGTTTGTCGGTCGGGAAGATAGTAGTAACAACTTCCGGATTAATGTCTGGTCAGCCGTTCTAGAGATGATTCATGATCGCCCCATTATCGGCATTGGCCCAGGCAACCAGGCGTTCAACAAAGTCTATCCCCTCTACATGCGTGCTCGCTACAGTGCTTTGAGTGCTTATTCCATTTTTCTGGAAGTGGCTGTGGAAACCGGTTTAATCGGATTGTCCTGTTTCCTGTGGTTGCTTGTTGTCACGTTTAATCAAGGTGTCCAGCAAGTGCGTCGTTTGCGGACGTTAACTAACCGTAATAGCTTTTGGTTAATGGGTGCGATCGCGGCGATGTTTGGAATGCTTGGTCATAATCTTTTTGATACCGTTTGGTATCGTCCCGAAGTGAACACCCTCTGGTGGCTGATGGTCGCTCTTATTGCCAGTTTCTATGTCTCTCCCATTGCTGATACGTCAACCGTTGAAGAGTTGAAGGTTGAAGGTTGA
- a CDS encoding NADP-dependent isocitrate dehydrogenase — translation MYEKITAPNTGSRITFKEGEPIVPDNPIIPFIRGDGTGVDIWPAAQKVFDAAVHAAYGDKRQISWFKIYAGDEACDKYGTYQYLPEDTLQAIKEYGIAIKGPLTTPIGGGIRSLNVALRQINDLYACVRPCKYYAGTPSPHKTPEKLDVIIYRENTEDIYLGIEWRQGSPMAEKLISLLNNELIPGTPEHGKKQIPLDSGIGIKPISKTGSQRLVRRAIRHALRLPKDKQQVTLVHKGNIMKYTEGAFRDWGYELATTEFRAECVTERESWILSNKERNPDITLEENARQIEPGYDALTPEKQAEVTSEVEGVLNAIWDTHGNGQWKEKIMVNDRIADSIFQQIQTRPDEYSILATMNLNGDYLSDAAAAIVGGLGMGPGANIGDTCAIFEATHGTAPKHAGLDRINPGSVILSGVMMLEFMGWQEAADLIKKGIGDAIANRKVTYDLARMMEPPVDPPLKCSEFADAIIKHFK, via the coding sequence ATGTACGAGAAAATAACTGCTCCAAATACCGGCTCTCGCATTACCTTCAAAGAGGGTGAACCCATCGTTCCGGACAATCCGATTATTCCCTTCATTCGCGGTGATGGCACAGGTGTTGATATTTGGCCAGCAGCCCAAAAGGTATTCGATGCCGCTGTTCACGCAGCCTATGGTGATAAGCGACAAATTAGCTGGTTTAAGATTTATGCGGGTGACGAAGCTTGTGACAAATACGGCACTTATCAATATTTGCCCGAAGACACGCTCCAAGCCATTAAAGAATATGGCATTGCGATCAAAGGGCCATTAACCACCCCCATCGGGGGTGGGATTCGTTCACTCAATGTTGCCCTGCGGCAAATTAACGACCTCTACGCCTGTGTACGCCCCTGTAAGTATTACGCGGGAACACCCTCTCCCCACAAAACACCGGAAAAACTCGATGTGATTATTTATCGGGAGAACACCGAGGATATCTATCTGGGAATCGAGTGGCGTCAAGGTAGCCCAATGGCTGAAAAACTGATTTCGCTCCTCAATAATGAGCTAATCCCAGGAACACCCGAACACGGCAAAAAGCAAATTCCCCTCGACTCTGGGATTGGTATTAAACCCATTAGTAAAACCGGTTCCCAACGTCTGGTACGCCGTGCCATCCGGCACGCCTTGCGGCTTCCCAAAGATAAGCAGCAGGTGACTTTGGTGCATAAGGGCAATATTATGAAGTACACCGAAGGAGCCTTTCGAGATTGGGGCTATGAGCTAGCTACAACTGAGTTTCGGGCTGAATGTGTGACGGAACGGGAATCCTGGATTCTTAGCAACAAGGAACGAAATCCTGATATTACTCTGGAAGAGAATGCTCGTCAGATTGAACCGGGCTACGATGCCCTGACGCCGGAGAAACAAGCTGAAGTTACCAGTGAAGTGGAAGGTGTTCTCAATGCCATTTGGGACACTCACGGCAATGGTCAGTGGAAAGAGAAGATCATGGTCAATGACCGGATTGCTGACAGCATTTTTCAGCAAATCCAGACGCGACCGGATGAATATTCGATTCTCGCCACCATGAACCTGAATGGAGATTACCTATCTGACGCGGCGGCGGCGATTGTAGGTGGTTTAGGAATGGGGCCAGGAGCCAATATTGGTGACACTTGCGCCATTTTTGAGGCGACTCACGGCACGGCACCGAAACATGCTGGGTTAGATCGGATTAATCCAGGTTCCGTTATCCTGTCGGGGGTGATGATGTTGGAATTTATGGGTTGGCAGGAAGCGGCGGATCTGATTAAGAAGGGAATTGGGGATGCGATCGCTAATCGGAAAGTTACTTACGACTTAGCCCGGATGATGGAACCACCAGTCGATCCACCTTTGAAATGTTCCGAGTTTGCTGATGCAATCATCAAGCATTTCAAATAA
- a CDS encoding GAF domain-containing sensor histidine kinase, which produces MTNPEPRIFCRLDGLTPAAREQKRLTALIELGLLETETVTVFEEAAQTAARLIDAPIGILGVMGQNDLHIKAAVGLSRVGLMNQLAKSRLLPRSESFCTYVVDSHQVLAIYDTAIHPIFASSLLVGHYGIRAYLGAPLLTADGLCLGTLAVMDWEPRSFSAKEIELLAITARWSLSEFERNRFLQQEYSSSIQKIPLSSTISQYRGGWGGESTTDRQDVSQDFSAGLNSGNSIKLQLLAQLTQELRTPLTSVMGMASVLTRQVYGPLTSKQKEYLEIIHRSGQQLISLVDEIVDLKILDDGSEQLQLTSVDIEMLCQQAINSLLEIAQRQQLEIRLSVEPGNRIGLLDKDKVRQILYYLIYSVIQSAEAGSEVRLHASRKTDTINMAVWVSHPWLGDGLPQFGEGVVESYLPSSAIAAVSTALETSPDNSEMESSELIAMCYLSPTAPVLSSALLPVPLSLNSKPNKTPEKPESRESLGLLLSSHLAELHGGEISVQGSTEAGYRYVVTLPLFESEKERL; this is translated from the coding sequence ATGACCAATCCGGAACCCCGAATTTTTTGTCGTTTAGATGGTTTGACGCCCGCCGCACGAGAACAAAAACGGCTCACAGCGCTTATAGAGCTTGGCCTACTCGAAACGGAAACCGTTACTGTTTTTGAGGAAGCGGCTCAAACGGCAGCGCGGCTGATAGATGCCCCCATTGGCATTTTAGGCGTCATGGGGCAAAATGACCTGCACATCAAGGCAGCCGTCGGTTTATCCAGAGTTGGGCTGATGAATCAGTTGGCAAAGTCGCGCCTGCTGCCGCGAAGTGAAAGCTTTTGCACTTATGTGGTAGACTCTCATCAAGTTTTGGCGATTTACGATACGGCAATTCATCCCATTTTTGCCAGTAGTTTGTTGGTTGGACACTACGGCATCCGTGCTTATCTGGGTGCGCCGCTATTGACGGCAGATGGGCTATGTTTAGGTACGCTAGCCGTCATGGATTGGGAACCTCGCTCTTTTAGCGCCAAAGAAATTGAATTGCTAGCGATTACAGCTCGCTGGAGTCTGAGCGAATTTGAGCGGAACCGTTTTTTACAACAAGAATACAGCAGCTCTATCCAAAAAATACCTTTATCATCCACTATCAGTCAGTACCGAGGGGGGTGGGGCGGTGAATCAACAACGGATAGGCAGGATGTTTCCCAGGATTTTTCTGCTGGTCTTAACTCTGGTAACTCCATTAAACTCCAATTGCTCGCTCAGTTGACTCAGGAACTCCGAACCCCCTTAACCTCTGTGATGGGAATGGCTAGCGTACTGACACGCCAAGTTTATGGCCCTCTCACCAGTAAACAGAAGGAATACTTGGAAATTATTCATCGTAGTGGTCAACAGTTAATATCGCTGGTTGATGAAATTGTTGACCTCAAGATTTTGGATGACGGCAGCGAACAGCTGCAACTGACATCCGTCGATATCGAAATGCTTTGTCAACAAGCCATCAATAGCCTGTTAGAAATTGCCCAACGTCAGCAACTCGAGATCCGTTTATCGGTTGAGCCAGGAAATCGCATTGGGTTGCTGGATAAGGATAAAGTCAGACAAATCCTCTATTACCTCATCTATAGTGTGATTCAATCCGCTGAGGCAGGGAGCGAGGTTCGCCTTCATGCTTCTCGCAAAACCGACACAATCAATATGGCGGTTTGGGTTTCTCACCCTTGGTTAGGGGATGGGTTACCTCAGTTCGGTGAGGGAGTTGTTGAATCGTATTTACCTTCATCAGCGATTGCTGCTGTTTCTACGGCTCTAGAAACTTCACCAGACAATAGTGAGATGGAAAGCAGCGAACTGATTGCAATGTGTTACCTATCACCGACTGCTCCGGTGCTTTCAAGTGCTTTGCTCCCGGTACCCTTGAGTTTGAACAGTAAACCCAACAAGACTCCTGAGAAGCCTGAGTCCCGTGAGAGCCTAGGGCTATTACTCAGTTCCCATTTGGCAGAACTTCATGGGGGAGAAATTTCCGTTCAAGGCTCCACAGAAGCCGGGTATCGCTATGTTGTGACGCTGCCTTTATTTGAGTCGGAGAAAGAAAGGTTGTAG
- a CDS encoding LptF/LptG family permease, with protein sequence MDRYIVTELIPPFLFGVGAFSSVGVAIGTLFDLVRKITDAGLPLGIAVQVLMLKMPLFIAYAFPMSTLLAAMMTFSRLSSDSELIALRGCGVSLYRIVAPAVVLSLVVTGMTFLFNELVVPAANRQATVTMEKALKEEKPSFQENNIFYPEYGEVTQPDGQKIRALKRLFYANQFDGERLKGLTILDWSQQSLNQIVTAESAIWNPAQNTWDFFNGTIYVISPDASYRNIVRFENQQLKLPRAPFDLVGKDRDSAEMNIAQIHEYKEIIKVSGDAKKLRRLDLRVQQKLAFPFICLVFGLIGAVLGTRPQRTGKATSFGISIIIIFTYYLLNFICEALGLSNVLSPIMAGWLPNVFGVGTGAFLLYRTAR encoded by the coding sequence ATGGATCGGTACATTGTCACTGAACTAATACCGCCTTTTTTATTTGGGGTTGGAGCCTTTTCCTCAGTCGGCGTCGCGATTGGTACCCTATTTGATTTAGTCCGAAAAATAACGGATGCGGGATTACCCCTAGGGATTGCGGTTCAAGTGTTGATGTTGAAAATGCCCCTATTTATTGCCTATGCATTTCCAATGTCTACTCTCTTAGCCGCGATGATGACATTCTCTCGTCTCAGCAGTGATAGTGAGTTGATTGCCTTGCGTGGCTGTGGTGTGAGTCTCTACCGAATTGTTGCGCCTGCGGTGGTTTTGAGTTTGGTGGTGACGGGTATGACGTTTTTATTTAACGAGTTGGTGGTTCCTGCTGCCAACCGCCAAGCCACTGTCACGATGGAGAAAGCACTGAAAGAAGAAAAACCATCCTTTCAAGAGAATAATATTTTCTATCCCGAATATGGAGAGGTTACACAGCCGGATGGTCAAAAAATCAGGGCACTCAAGCGCTTATTTTATGCCAATCAATTTGACGGCGAACGCCTGAAAGGTTTGACCATTTTAGACTGGTCTCAGCAAAGTCTCAACCAAATTGTAACGGCTGAATCTGCTATTTGGAACCCAGCGCAAAATACTTGGGATTTCTTCAACGGTACCATTTATGTCATCTCGCCGGATGCTTCTTACCGAAATATTGTGCGATTTGAAAATCAACAATTAAAATTGCCCAGAGCGCCTTTCGATCTGGTTGGGAAAGACCGGGATTCGGCTGAAATGAATATTGCCCAAATTCATGAGTATAAAGAAATTATCAAGGTTAGTGGCGATGCCAAAAAACTCCGTAGACTTGATTTACGGGTTCAACAAAAACTCGCTTTTCCCTTCATCTGTTTGGTCTTTGGATTAATCGGTGCAGTATTGGGCACTCGACCTCAACGTACAGGTAAAGCTACGAGTTTTGGGATTAGTATTATTATTATTTTTACCTATTATTTATTAAACTTTATCTGTGAAGCATTAGGTCTGTCTAATGTTCTTTCTCCAATTATGGCAGGCTGGTTGCCCAATGTCTTTGGTGTAGGAACAGGAGCATTCTTGTTATATAGAACGGCTCGTTAA
- a CDS encoding response regulator transcription factor, translating to MKKILIVDDDRTMRTVLTRYLKNRGYQVEQVSSGIDALVAFAKNPPDLVVSDVMMPEMDGLEFCRRLRSTPSGQLMPFIFLSGKGELEDRIYGHEIGADDYLTKPVDPRELVAKIEAQLERTRRIHSEIIRLMQLSMGSRPTSSFNPSSLEETAEISETIPEEASTPMPLPLTPAEERVFWEVIQGLTNKQISDRLFISPRTVQTHLSSILNKLGLENRAQLIRFAYEQGYQAPNEEKESQQEG from the coding sequence ATGAAAAAGATTTTAATCGTTGACGATGATCGAACGATGCGAACGGTCTTGACTCGCTACCTGAAAAATCGGGGATACCAAGTAGAGCAAGTGAGTTCTGGCATCGATGCTTTAGTGGCTTTTGCCAAAAATCCACCAGATTTGGTCGTTTCTGATGTAATGATGCCAGAAATGGATGGATTAGAATTTTGCCGTCGGTTGCGATCCACACCTTCCGGTCAACTGATGCCATTTATATTTTTGTCAGGGAAGGGAGAACTAGAAGACCGAATTTATGGTCATGAGATTGGAGCTGATGATTATTTAACCAAACCCGTTGACCCTAGAGAATTAGTCGCTAAAATTGAAGCGCAGCTAGAGCGCACCCGCCGCATCCATTCTGAGATTATTCGGTTAATGCAACTGTCGATGGGTTCACGCCCTACCTCATCATTCAACCCATCTTCGCTCGAAGAAACCGCAGAGATATCGGAGACAATTCCTGAGGAAGCGAGTACACCGATGCCTTTACCCTTGACACCCGCAGAAGAGCGTGTGTTTTGGGAAGTGATTCAAGGATTGACTAACAAACAAATCAGCGATCGCTTATTTATCAGCCCCCGCACCGTTCAGACTCATCTCAGTAGCATCCTTAATAAGCTAGGACTAGAGAATCGCGCTCAACTGATTCGTTTTGCCTACGAACAGGGATATCAAGCGCCGAATGAAGAGAAAGAAAGTCAACAGGAGGGATGA
- a CDS encoding GUN4 domain-containing protein: MTDHTTASVTEDSDRPLDSAVGNPMAELMHQLRTSSEKKQLQLIAELPSLGETGLDALMEFLKEQQSTPANLVIGLAYQTLYQTNTPNVKAFLQSHFPTGVVPLKSEVGIDYLPLQQQLVQADFLAADRFTLEKLCELAGPAASGRKWLYFSEVENFPITDLQTINTLWFIHSQGKFGFTVQRELWLSMGKNWEKLWPKIGWKTENNWTRYPNGFTWDLSAPKGHLPLSNQLRGVRVIASLLSHPAWTTTNKGDG; encoded by the coding sequence ATGACAGACCACACCACTGCCTCAGTAACAGAAGACTCTGATCGCCCTTTAGACAGTGCCGTAGGCAATCCCATGGCTGAGCTCATGCACCAGCTTCGGACAAGTTCGGAAAAAAAACAGCTTCAGCTCATTGCCGAACTGCCCAGCTTAGGCGAGACTGGCTTAGACGCCTTAATGGAATTTTTAAAAGAGCAACAGTCCACTCCAGCGAATCTTGTTATCGGTCTTGCCTACCAAACGCTGTACCAGACCAATACACCCAACGTCAAAGCTTTTCTACAAAGCCATTTCCCCACAGGGGTCGTGCCGTTGAAGTCTGAGGTTGGGATTGACTATCTGCCTCTACAACAGCAACTTGTCCAGGCTGATTTTCTCGCTGCTGACCGTTTTACATTAGAAAAACTCTGTGAATTAGCAGGCCCTGCCGCATCGGGACGAAAATGGCTGTACTTTTCTGAAGTCGAAAATTTTCCCATTACCGATTTACAAACCATTAATACCCTGTGGTTTATTCACTCTCAAGGCAAATTTGGATTTACTGTCCAACGGGAACTGTGGCTGTCGATGGGCAAAAACTGGGAAAAGCTTTGGCCTAAAATCGGTTGGAAGACAGAAAACAATTGGACTCGTTACCCAAACGGGTTTACATGGGATCTCAGTGCGCCTAAAGGTCATCTACCCCTTTCTAATCAACTACGAGGTGTACGGGTTATCGCCTCTCTCCTCTCTCACCCAGCTTGGACTACCACAAACAAGGGGGATGGTTAA